A region from the Ichthyobacterium seriolicida genome encodes:
- a CDS encoding M23 family metallopeptidase — MKNILSLIVFVLSIQSCENKDISEDKTTQPVIQYEFPSDKYEVSKKTLNTKDTFISVLLSHNVKYSVIARIIEKSKGILNFKNIKPGEKYLVLSSKGSIPKLQMLIYEDSPTDYVVFDLRDSISIYKRENPISIRERTSFVEINNSISKSVVENKLDYELVNKLSEIYAWTIDFFSLQKGDSFKIIYDEVYVNDTSYVRIDKVKAINFFHGKKNHYAFRVETDNLIEYFDENGKNLRKSFLRAPLKYARITSMYSRRRFHPVLKMWKSHKGTDYAAPRNTPILATANGTITKVGYSKGNGNYVTIRHNSIYSTQYLHMNKFKKGINKNTRVKQGDVIGYVGSTGYATGPHVCYRFWKNGVQINPMREKFPDANPIKKEHEEKLKANYQEYFDRIQIQVD; from the coding sequence ATGAAAAATATACTGTCGCTCATAGTATTTGTATTGTCGATCCAATCTTGTGAGAATAAAGATATCTCGGAAGATAAGACAACACAACCTGTAATACAATACGAGTTCCCTTCAGATAAGTATGAGGTGTCAAAAAAAACTCTAAATACCAAAGATACTTTTATCAGTGTATTATTAAGTCACAATGTAAAATATAGTGTTATAGCTAGAATTATTGAAAAATCAAAGGGAATTTTAAATTTCAAGAATATAAAACCTGGAGAGAAATATTTAGTACTATCTTCAAAAGGTAGTATTCCCAAATTACAAATGTTGATTTATGAAGACAGTCCAACAGATTATGTGGTATTCGATTTAAGAGACAGCATAAGTATTTATAAAAGAGAGAATCCAATATCTATAAGGGAGAGAACCTCTTTTGTAGAAATAAACAATTCTATTTCGAAGAGTGTAGTCGAAAATAAATTAGATTATGAATTGGTAAATAAACTCTCTGAGATCTATGCCTGGACCATAGATTTTTTCTCTTTGCAAAAGGGAGATTCCTTTAAAATTATTTATGATGAAGTATATGTAAATGACACATCTTATGTTCGAATAGACAAGGTGAAGGCTATAAATTTTTTTCATGGCAAAAAAAATCATTACGCTTTTAGAGTGGAAACAGATAATCTCATAGAATATTTTGATGAAAATGGTAAAAATCTTAGAAAATCTTTTTTAAGAGCTCCTTTGAAATATGCTAGAATTACTTCGATGTATTCTAGGAGAAGGTTCCACCCCGTTCTTAAAATGTGGAAGTCACATAAGGGCACTGATTACGCCGCTCCTAGAAACACTCCTATACTGGCTACTGCCAATGGAACTATAACTAAAGTCGGTTATTCTAAGGGGAATGGAAACTATGTGACTATAAGGCATAATTCAATTTACTCTACACAGTATTTACATATGAATAAATTTAAAAAAGGTATTAATAAAAATACTCGTGTCAAACAAGGTGATGTGATAGGATATGTAGGTAGCACAGGATATGCAACAGGTCCTCATGTGTGTTATAGATTTTGGAAGAATGGGGTGCAAATAAATCCAATGAGAGAAAAATTCCCAGATGCTAATCCCATAAAAAAAGAGCATGAGGAAAAACTTAAAGCCAATTACCAAGAGTATTTCGATAGGATACAAATTCAGGTAGATTAG
- the gldG gene encoding gliding motility-associated ABC transporter substrate-binding protein GldG, whose amino-acid sequence MKNKRRDIIRLFVFITTLVLINITFMSVSKIRIDFTKDKFYTIRNESKEIIDNITEDIYCEVYLTGDFPSGFKKLEKEVLYLLQELNMLNHRIKYSFVDVDNLSNKDYYINHIHNISEKKITPLQIREKKKNEYKTKLIFPYALLKLKDKYATISLLKTSVGNSLESQINSSIENLEYSFINGVKKITKKSDKKIAFLKGYGQLEDWQIEDITHELKKRYEVDSFRVDKDLSFDKNLELLLKNDLLIIAKPTVFISRSDIYLIDLYTMNGGKVIWALNSTKADMSDIHGDKKFTAIPLDLGLDEIFFKYGFRINKDLVRDLQCAYIKVSTDKYLGSNTKYQNIPWEYFPLSMSSDHDIVYNIEGVKLQFASSVDTILAEGVKKEILLQSSNYTKVSSMPVNISLHDSKRDESKYNDEKKTFGLLLSGNFSSGFKNRVKPIKTLHHRDSSDHNEMIVFSDGNILANQRVKDTTIPLGIDKWTGHRYGNKELILNSVDFLLDKSLIGLRNKKFILRTLSKQKLLNEDYFWKIKSIFYPLFSISVVAALFLYMRRRIYAI is encoded by the coding sequence GTGAAAAATAAAAGGAGAGATATTATAAGACTATTTGTTTTTATAACAACATTAGTATTGATAAATATCACATTTATGAGTGTGAGTAAAATTCGTATAGATTTCACTAAAGATAAGTTTTATACTATAAGAAATGAATCCAAAGAAATAATTGATAATATAACAGAGGATATATACTGTGAAGTCTATTTGACTGGAGATTTTCCCTCAGGTTTTAAAAAACTAGAAAAAGAGGTTTTGTATCTGCTACAGGAATTGAATATGCTAAATCACAGGATAAAGTACAGTTTTGTAGATGTAGACAACTTGAGTAACAAAGATTATTATATCAATCATATTCACAATATTTCTGAAAAGAAAATAACCCCTTTACAAATAAGAGAGAAAAAAAAAAATGAGTATAAGACAAAACTAATTTTTCCATATGCTCTCTTAAAATTAAAAGATAAGTATGCTACTATTTCTTTATTGAAGACATCTGTAGGGAATAGTCTGGAGTCTCAAATAAATAGTTCCATAGAAAATTTAGAGTACAGTTTTATCAATGGGGTAAAGAAGATAACTAAAAAATCAGATAAAAAAATAGCTTTTTTAAAAGGATATGGGCAATTAGAGGATTGGCAAATTGAGGATATAACCCATGAATTAAAAAAAAGATATGAAGTAGATAGTTTTAGAGTGGATAAGGATTTATCTTTTGATAAAAATTTAGAATTGCTACTAAAAAATGATCTTCTAATAATTGCAAAGCCGACAGTTTTTATTTCCCGATCAGATATCTATCTCATAGATTTATATACAATGAATGGTGGGAAAGTCATTTGGGCTTTAAATTCTACAAAAGCAGATATGAGCGATATTCACGGGGATAAGAAATTTACTGCCATCCCTCTTGATTTAGGATTAGATGAAATATTTTTCAAATACGGCTTTAGAATAAATAAGGATTTAGTAAGAGATCTACAGTGCGCTTATATAAAGGTGTCTACTGACAAATATTTAGGAAGTAACACAAAATATCAAAATATACCTTGGGAATATTTTCCATTGTCCATGTCATCAGATCACGATATTGTATACAATATAGAGGGAGTTAAATTACAATTTGCTAGCAGTGTAGATACCATATTAGCCGAAGGTGTAAAAAAAGAGATATTATTACAATCTTCGAATTATACCAAGGTTAGTTCCATGCCTGTGAATATTTCATTACACGATTCTAAAAGAGACGAAAGTAAATATAATGACGAAAAAAAGACATTTGGACTTTTGTTGTCAGGCAACTTTTCTTCTGGGTTTAAAAACAGGGTAAAACCTATAAAAACCCTTCATCATAGAGATAGTAGTGATCACAATGAAATGATAGTTTTTTCAGATGGAAATATTCTAGCTAATCAAAGAGTGAAAGACACTACTATTCCTTTAGGTATTGATAAATGGACTGGACATAGATATGGGAATAAGGAATTAATCTTGAATTCAGTAGATTTTCTATTAGATAAGAGTTTAATTGGTTTGAGAAATAAAAAGTTCATTCTAAGAACACTCAGTAAACAAAAGTTATTAAACGAAGACTACTTTTGGAAAATAAAAAGTATTTTCTATCCTTTGTTTAGCATATCTGTAGTAGCTGCATTATTCTTATATATGAGAAGAAGAATATATGCTATATGA
- a CDS encoding ABC transporter permease subunit produces the protein MYALWRKEISQFLGSVFTYLIVGIFLVSLSLFLFFFNGDYNILEAGYASLDSFFFLVPKLLVVFIPAITMRSFSDEIKTGSIELLMIYPISELKIVLAKFTSILTILLLSILPTIFYVYIVYQLSDLGDIDIKSIFGAYIALFFLSMIFCSVGIFISSLTNNNVISFVFSSFLCFFIYLGFEKIADYNVIGSLDFLLKRIGLQEHYLSMVKGVLDIQSLIYFFSITSLFILLTEFKLKATKW, from the coding sequence ATGTATGCACTGTGGAGAAAAGAGATTTCTCAATTTTTAGGTTCTGTATTCACCTATTTAATAGTAGGGATATTTTTAGTTAGTCTTTCTCTATTTTTATTCTTTTTCAATGGAGACTACAATATACTAGAAGCGGGTTATGCATCTTTAGATTCCTTTTTTTTTCTAGTTCCCAAGTTATTGGTAGTATTCATACCAGCTATAACCATGCGCAGTTTCTCCGATGAAATAAAAACTGGAAGTATAGAGTTGCTTATGATATATCCCATATCTGAATTAAAAATAGTTCTAGCTAAATTTACATCTATCCTTACAATACTGCTATTATCTATATTGCCAACTATATTTTACGTATACATTGTTTATCAGCTATCTGATTTAGGAGACATAGATATAAAGAGCATCTTTGGAGCTTATATAGCTCTATTTTTTTTATCTATGATATTTTGTTCTGTAGGTATATTTATTTCTTCACTTACTAATAATAATGTGATTTCTTTTGTATTTAGTTCTTTTTTATGTTTTTTCATATACTTGGGGTTTGAAAAAATAGCTGACTACAATGTTATAGGATCTTTAGATTTTCTTTTAAAAAGAATAGGATTACAAGAGCATTATCTGAGTATGGTTAAAGGGGTTTTAGATATTCAATCTCTGATATATTTCTTTAGTATAACATCATTATTTATACTGCTCACAGAATTTAAGTTAAAAGCCACAAAATGGTGA
- a CDS encoding RNA polymerase sigma factor codes for MNYSERKIYSLIEQAHSGRQKAYLSLLKFYWNDIYSYINVKLRDKTYVEDLTISTFTKAFSKLYLYESRYDFKTWLISIAHNNVIDFVRKKNKYLLIYNIDELFDNVKDNTSPSPEEIVLEKQKIIEIRKYVDRLKPMYRDVIVLKYFKDCSQKEISAELGLTLSNVKIRLMRGKKILSDYYRSIQV; via the coding sequence TTGAATTATTCTGAAAGAAAAATATATTCTCTTATAGAGCAAGCTCATTCTGGTAGACAAAAGGCTTATTTAAGCCTTCTAAAATTTTATTGGAATGATATTTACTCTTATATAAATGTTAAACTGAGAGATAAAACTTATGTAGAAGATCTCACCATTAGTACCTTTACCAAAGCTTTTAGTAAGTTATACTTATACGAGAGTAGATACGATTTTAAAACTTGGTTAATATCTATAGCTCATAACAATGTAATAGACTTTGTCCGAAAGAAAAACAAGTATCTTCTCATATATAATATTGATGAATTATTCGATAATGTAAAGGATAATACATCTCCTTCTCCAGAAGAAATAGTTCTAGAAAAGCAAAAGATTATAGAAATACGAAAATATGTAGATAGATTAAAGCCGATGTACAGAGATGTGATTGTACTTAAGTATTTTAAAGACTGTAGTCAAAAAGAAATATCGGCAGAATTAGGCCTTACATTGAGCAATGTCAAGATAAGATTAATGAGAGGTAAAAAGATATTATCAGATTATTATAGATCCATACAAGTATAA
- a CDS encoding glutamine synthetase beta-grasp domain-containing protein, with protein sequence MKAKLEYIWLDGYSPVSNLRSKTKIEDNFSGKLEDCKLWSFDGSSTRQADGGSSDCLLKPVAIYPDPSRENGYLIMTEVLNADGTPHKSNSRHKIDDDDNDFWFGFEQEYFIMDCNTKLPIGFPFNGSPEPQGMYYCSIGGNRSYGRSIVEEHSNLCIESGINIQGINQEVAIGQWEFQLFAKGAKKAGDEMWVARFLLERLTEKKGLYIDYHPKPIKGDWNGSGMHANFSNHTLRTCGSEDIYMKICESFRSVTKEHIDSYGAYNDQRLTGLHETASIHDFSYGISDRGASIRIPLITVTQGWKGWLEDRRPASNADPYSVAGRIVKTVKSVKI encoded by the coding sequence TTGAAAGCAAAATTAGAATACATATGGTTAGATGGGTATTCCCCAGTGTCTAACCTAAGGAGTAAGACGAAAATAGAAGATAATTTTAGTGGTAAGCTAGAGGATTGTAAGTTATGGTCTTTTGACGGTAGCTCTACAAGGCAGGCTGATGGTGGTTCTTCAGATTGTTTATTGAAGCCTGTGGCTATTTATCCTGATCCCTCTAGGGAAAATGGTTATCTAATTATGACAGAAGTTCTAAATGCCGATGGGACTCCTCATAAGTCTAATTCTAGACATAAAATTGACGATGACGATAATGATTTCTGGTTTGGATTTGAACAGGAGTATTTCATTATGGATTGCAATACAAAATTACCTATAGGATTCCCTTTCAATGGTTCGCCAGAGCCTCAGGGGATGTATTATTGTTCTATTGGAGGTAACAGATCTTACGGGAGGAGTATAGTAGAGGAACACTCTAATTTATGTATAGAATCTGGGATAAATATACAAGGGATTAACCAAGAGGTGGCCATAGGTCAATGGGAGTTTCAATTGTTTGCAAAGGGAGCTAAAAAAGCAGGAGATGAGATGTGGGTGGCTAGGTTTTTGCTAGAGAGGTTAACAGAGAAAAAAGGCTTGTATATAGATTATCATCCCAAACCAATAAAAGGTGACTGGAACGGATCTGGGATGCATGCTAATTTTTCTAATCACACTTTGAGAACGTGTGGATCTGAAGATATTTATATGAAAATATGTGAGTCTTTTAGATCTGTTACAAAGGAACATATAGATAGTTATGGAGCGTATAACGATCAAAGATTGACTGGATTACACGAAACGGCATCTATACATGATTTTAGTTATGGTATCTCCGATAGAGGGGCTTCCATAAGAATCCCATTGATAACTGTAACTCAAGGCTGGAAAGGATGGTTAGAGGATAGAAGGCCAGCATCTAATGCTGATCCTTACTCTGTAGCTGGGAGAATTGTTAAAACGGTTAAATCTGTAAAAATTTAA